A DNA window from Gorilla gorilla gorilla isolate KB3781 chromosome 19, NHGRI_mGorGor1-v2.1_pri, whole genome shotgun sequence contains the following coding sequences:
- the ELAC2 gene encoding zinc phosphodiesterase ELAC protein 2 (The RefSeq protein has 1 substitution compared to this genomic sequence), producing the protein MWALCSLLRSAAGRTMSQGRTISQAPARRERPRKDPLRHLRTREKRGPSGCSGGPNTVYLQVVAAGSRDSGAALYVFSEFNRYLFNCGEGVQRLMQEHKLKVVRLDNIFLTRMHWSNVGGLSGMILTLKETGLPKCVLSGPPQLEKYLEAIKIFSGPLKGIELAVRPHSAPEYEDETMTVYQIPIHSEQRRGRHQPWQSPERPLSRLSPERSSDSESNENEPHLPHGVSQRRGVRDSSLVVAFICKLHLKRGNFLVLKAKEMGLPVGTAAIAPIIAAVKDGKSITHEGREILAEELCTPPDPGAAFVVVECPDESFIQPICENATFQRYQGKADAPVALVVHMAPESVLVDSRYQQWMERFGPDTQHLVLNENCASVHNLRSHKIQTQLNLIHPDIFPLLTSFPCKKEGPTLSVPMVQGECLLKYQLRPRREWQRDAIITCNPEEFIVEALQLPNFQQSVQEYRRSVQDVPAPAEKRSQYPEIIFLGTGSAIPMKIRNVSATLVNISPDTSLLLDCGEGTFGQLCRHYGDQVDRVLGTLAAVFVSHLHADHHTGLLNILLQREQALASLGKPLHPLLVVAPSQLKAWLQQYHNQCQEVLHHISMIPAKCLQEGAEISSPAVERLISSLLRTCDLEEFQTCLVRHCKHAFGCALVHTSGWKVVYSGDTMPCEALVRMGKDATLLIHEATLEDGLEEEAVEKTHSTTSQAISVGMRMNAEFIMLNHFSQRYAKVPLFSPNFNEKVGVAFDHMKVCFGDFPTMPKLIPPLKALFAGDIEEMEERREKRELRQVRAALLSGELAGGLEDGEPQQKRAHTEEPQAKKVRAQ; encoded by the exons ATGTGGGCGCTTTGCTCGCTGCTGCGGTCCGCGGCCGGACGCACCATGTCGCAGGGACGCACCATATCGCAGGCACCCGCCCGCCGCGAGCGGCCGCGCAAGGACCCGCTGCGGCACCTGCGCACGCGAGAGAAGCGCGGACCGTCGGGGTGCTCTGGCGGCCCAAACACCGTGTACCTGCAGGTGGTGGCAGCGGGTAGCCGGGACTCGGGCGCCGCGCTCTACGTCTTCTCCGAGTTCAACCG GTATCTCTTCAACTGTGGAGAAGGCGTTCAGAGACTCATGCAGGAGCACAA GTTAAAGGTTGCTCGCCTGGACAACATATTCCTGACACGAATGCACTGGTCTAATGTTGGGGGCTTAAGTG GAATGATTCTTACTTTAAAGGAAACCGGGCTTCCAAAGTGTGTACTTTCTGGACCTCCACAGCTG gaaaaataccttgaagcaatcaaaatattttctggtcCATTGAAAGGAATAGAACTGG CTGTGCGGCCCCACTCTGCCCCAGAATACGAGGATGAAACCATGACAGTTTACCAGATCCCCATACACA GTGAACAGAGGAGGGGAAGGCACCAACCATGGCAGAGTCCAGAAAGGCCTCTCAGCAGGCTCAGTCCAGAGCGATCTTCAGACTCCGAGTCGAATGAAAATGAGCCACACCTTCCACATG GTGTTAGCCAGAGAAGAGGGGTCAGGGACTCTTCCCTGGTCGTAGCTTTCATCTGTAAG CTTCACTTAAAGAGAGGAAACTTCTTGGTGCTCAAAGCAAAGGAGATGGGCCTCCCAGT TGGGACAGCTGCCATCGCTCCCATCATTGCTGCTGTCAAGGACGGGAAAAGCATCACTCATGAAGGAAGAGAG ATTTTGGCTGAAGAGCTGTGTACTCCTCCAGATCCTGGTGCTGCTTTTGTGGTGGTAGAATGTCCAGATGAAAGCTTCATTCAACCCATCTGTGAGAATGCCACCTTTCAGAG GTACCAAGGAAAGGCAGATGCCCCCGTGGCCTTGGTGGTTCACATGGCCCCAGAATCTGTGCTTGTGGACAGCAGGTACCAGCAGTGGATGGAGAG GTTTGGGCCTGACACCCAGCACTTGGTCCTGAATGAGAACTGTGCCTCAGTTCACAACCTTCGCAGCCacaagattcaaacccagctcAACCTCATCCACCCGGACATCTTCCCCCTGCTCACCAGTTTCCCCTGTAAG AAGGAGGGCCCCACCCTCAGTGTGCCCATGGTTCAGGGTGAATGCCTCCTCAAGTACCAGCTCCGTCCCAGGAGGGAATGGCAGAG gGATGCCATTATCACTTGCAATCCTGAGGAATTCATAGTTGAGGCGCTGCAGCTTCCCAACTTCCAGCAGAGTGTGCAGGAGTACAGGAGGAGTGTGCAGGACGTCCCAGCCCCAGCAG AGAAAAGAAGTCAGTACCCAGAAATCATCTTCCTTGGAACAGGGTCTGCCATCCCCATGAAGATTCGAAATGTCAGTGCCACACTTGTCAACATAAG CCCCGACACGTCTCTGCTACTGGACTGTGGTGAGGGCACGTTTGGGCAGCTGTGCCGTCATTACGGAGACCAGGTGGACAGGGTCCTGGGCACCCTGGCTGCTGTGTTTGTGTCCCACCTGCACGCAGATCACCACACG GGCTTGCTAAATATCTTGCTGCAGAGAGAACAAGCCTTG gCATCTTTGGGAAAGCCACTTCACCCTTTGCTGGTGGTTGCCCCCAGCCAGCTCAAAGCCTGGCTCCAGCAGTACCACAACCAGTGCCAGGAGGTCCTGCACCACATCAG TATGATTCCTGCCAAATGCCTTCAGGAAGGGGCTGAGATCTCCAGTCCTGCAGTGGAAAGATTGATCAGTTCGCTGTTGCGAACATGTGATTTGGAAGAG TTTCAGACCTGTCTGGTGCGGCACTGCAAGCATGCGTTTGGCTGTGCGCTGGTGCACACCTCTGGCTGGAAAGTGGTCTATTCCGGGGACACCATGCCCTGCGAGGCTCTGGTCCGCATGG GGAAAGATGCCACCCTCCTGATACATGAAGCCACCCTGGAAGATGGTTTGGAAGAGGAAGCAGTGGAAAAGACACACAG CACAACGTCCCAAGCCATCAGCGTGGGGATGCGGATGAACGCGGAGTTCATTATGCTGAACCACTTCAGCCAGCGCTATGCCAAGGTCCCCCTCTTCAGCCCCAACTTCAACGAGAAAGTGGGAGTTGCCTTTGACCACATGAAG GTCTGCTTTGGAGACTTTCCAACAATGCCCAAGCTGATTCCCCCACTGAAAGCCCTGTTTGCCGGCGACATCGAGGAGATGGAGGAGCGCAGGGAGAAGCGGGAGCTGCGGCAGGTGCGGGCGGCCCTCCTGTCCGGGGAGCTGGCAGGCGGCCTGGAGGATGGGGAGCCTCAGCAGAAACGGGCCCACACAGAGGAGCCACAGGCCAAGAAGGTCAGAGCCCAGTGA
- the ELAC2 gene encoding zinc phosphodiesterase ELAC protein 2 isoform X2 translates to MQEHKLKVARLDNIFLTRMHWSNVGGLSGMILTLKETGLPKCVLSGPPQLEKYLEAIKIFSGPLKGIELAVRPHSAPEYEDETMTVYQIPIHSEQRRGRHQPWQSPERPLSRLSPERSSDSESNENEPHLPHGVSQRRGVRDSSLVVAFICKLHLKRGNFLVLKAKEMGLPVGTAAIAPIIAAVKDGKSITHEGREILAEELCTPPDPGAAFVVVECPDESFIQPICENATFQRYQGKADAPVALVVHMAPESVLVDSRYQQWMERFGPDTQHLVLNENCASVHNLRSHKIQTQLNLIHPDIFPLLTSFPCKKEGPTLSVPMVQGECLLKYQLRPRREWQRDAIITCNPEEFIVEALQLPNFQQSVQEYRRSVQDVPAPAEKRSQYPEIIFLGTGSAIPMKIRNVSATLVNISPDTSLLLDCGEGTFGQLCRHYGDQVDRVLGTLAAVFVSHLHADHHTGLLNILLQREQALASLGKPLHPLLVVAPSQLKAWLQQYHNQCQEVLHHISMIPAKCLQEGAEISSPAVERLISSLLRTCDLEEFQTCLVRHCKHAFGCALVHTSGWKVVYSGDTMPCEALVRMGKDATLLIHEATLEDGLEEEAVEKTHSTTSQAISVGMRMNAEFIMLNHFSQRYAKVPLFSPNFNEKVGVAFDHMKVCFGDFPTMPKLIPPLKALFAGDIEEMEERREKRELRQVRAALLSGELAGGLEDGEPQQKRAHTEEPQAKKVRAQ, encoded by the exons ATGCAGGAGCACAA GTTAAAGGTTGCTCGCCTGGACAACATATTCCTGACACGAATGCACTGGTCTAATGTTGGGGGCTTAAGTG GAATGATTCTTACTTTAAAGGAAACCGGGCTTCCAAAGTGTGTACTTTCTGGACCTCCACAGCTG gaaaaataccttgaagcaatcaaaatattttctggtcCATTGAAAGGAATAGAACTGG CTGTGCGGCCCCACTCTGCCCCAGAATACGAGGATGAAACCATGACAGTTTACCAGATCCCCATACACA GTGAACAGAGGAGGGGAAGGCACCAACCATGGCAGAGTCCAGAAAGGCCTCTCAGCAGGCTCAGTCCAGAGCGATCTTCAGACTCCGAGTCGAATGAAAATGAGCCACACCTTCCACATG GTGTTAGCCAGAGAAGAGGGGTCAGGGACTCTTCCCTGGTCGTAGCTTTCATCTGTAAG CTTCACTTAAAGAGAGGAAACTTCTTGGTGCTCAAAGCAAAGGAGATGGGCCTCCCAGT TGGGACAGCTGCCATCGCTCCCATCATTGCTGCTGTCAAGGACGGGAAAAGCATCACTCATGAAGGAAGAGAG ATTTTGGCTGAAGAGCTGTGTACTCCTCCAGATCCTGGTGCTGCTTTTGTGGTGGTAGAATGTCCAGATGAAAGCTTCATTCAACCCATCTGTGAGAATGCCACCTTTCAGAG GTACCAAGGAAAGGCAGATGCCCCCGTGGCCTTGGTGGTTCACATGGCCCCAGAATCTGTGCTTGTGGACAGCAGGTACCAGCAGTGGATGGAGAG GTTTGGGCCTGACACCCAGCACTTGGTCCTGAATGAGAACTGTGCCTCAGTTCACAACCTTCGCAGCCacaagattcaaacccagctcAACCTCATCCACCCGGACATCTTCCCCCTGCTCACCAGTTTCCCCTGTAAG AAGGAGGGCCCCACCCTCAGTGTGCCCATGGTTCAGGGTGAATGCCTCCTCAAGTACCAGCTCCGTCCCAGGAGGGAATGGCAGAG gGATGCCATTATCACTTGCAATCCTGAGGAATTCATAGTTGAGGCGCTGCAGCTTCCCAACTTCCAGCAGAGTGTGCAGGAGTACAGGAGGAGTGTGCAGGACGTCCCAGCCCCAGCAG AGAAAAGAAGTCAGTACCCAGAAATCATCTTCCTTGGAACAGGGTCTGCCATCCCCATGAAGATTCGAAATGTCAGTGCCACACTTGTCAACATAAG CCCCGACACGTCTCTGCTACTGGACTGTGGTGAGGGCACGTTTGGGCAGCTGTGCCGTCATTACGGAGACCAGGTGGACAGGGTCCTGGGCACCCTGGCTGCTGTGTTTGTGTCCCACCTGCACGCAGATCACCACACG GGCTTGCTAAATATCTTGCTGCAGAGAGAACAAGCCTTG gCATCTTTGGGAAAGCCACTTCACCCTTTGCTGGTGGTTGCCCCCAGCCAGCTCAAAGCCTGGCTCCAGCAGTACCACAACCAGTGCCAGGAGGTCCTGCACCACATCAG TATGATTCCTGCCAAATGCCTTCAGGAAGGGGCTGAGATCTCCAGTCCTGCAGTGGAAAGATTGATCAGTTCGCTGTTGCGAACATGTGATTTGGAAGAG TTTCAGACCTGTCTGGTGCGGCACTGCAAGCATGCGTTTGGCTGTGCGCTGGTGCACACCTCTGGCTGGAAAGTGGTCTATTCCGGGGACACCATGCCCTGCGAGGCTCTGGTCCGCATGG GGAAAGATGCCACCCTCCTGATACATGAAGCCACCCTGGAAGATGGTTTGGAAGAGGAAGCAGTGGAAAAGACACACAG CACAACGTCCCAAGCCATCAGCGTGGGGATGCGGATGAACGCGGAGTTCATTATGCTGAACCACTTCAGCCAGCGCTATGCCAAGGTCCCCCTCTTCAGCCCCAACTTCAACGAGAAAGTGGGAGTTGCCTTTGACCACATGAAG GTCTGCTTTGGAGACTTTCCAACAATGCCCAAGCTGATTCCCCCACTGAAAGCCCTGTTTGCCGGCGACATCGAGGAGATGGAGGAGCGCAGGGAGAAGCGGGAGCTGCGGCAGGTGCGGGCGGCCCTCCTGTCCGGGGAGCTGGCAGGCGGCCTGGAGGATGGGGAGCCTCAGCAGAAACGGGCCCACACAGAGGAGCCACAGGCCAAGAAGGTCAGAGCCCAGTGA
- the ELAC2 gene encoding zinc phosphodiesterase ELAC protein 2 isoform X3 gives MQEHKLKVARLDNIFLTRMHWSNVGGLSGMILTLKETGLPKCVLSGPPQLEKYLEAIKIFSGPLKGIELAVRPHSAPEYEDETMTVYQIPIHSEQRRGRHQPWQSPERPLSRLSPERSSDSESNENEPHLPHGVSQRRGVRDSSLVVAFICKLHLKRGNFLVLKAKEMGLPVGTAAIAPIIAAVKDGKSITHEGREILAEELCTPPDPGAAFVVVECPDESFIQPICENATFQRYQGKADAPVALVVHMAPESVLVDSRYQQWMERFGPDTQHLVLNENCASVHNLRSHKIQTQLNLIHPDIFPLLTSFPCKEGPTLSVPMVQGECLLKYQLRPRREWQRDAIITCNPEEFIVEALQLPNFQQSVQEYRRSVQDVPAPAEKRSQYPEIIFLGTGSAIPMKIRNVSATLVNISPDTSLLLDCGEGTFGQLCRHYGDQVDRVLGTLAAVFVSHLHADHHTGLLNILLQREQALASLGKPLHPLLVVAPSQLKAWLQQYHNQCQEVLHHISMIPAKCLQEGAEISSPAVERLISSLLRTCDLEEFQTCLVRHCKHAFGCALVHTSGWKVVYSGDTMPCEALVRMGKDATLLIHEATLEDGLEEEAVEKTHSTTSQAISVGMRMNAEFIMLNHFSQRYAKVPLFSPNFNEKVGVAFDHMKVCFGDFPTMPKLIPPLKALFAGDIEEMEERREKRELRQVRAALLSGELAGGLEDGEPQQKRAHTEEPQAKKVRAQ, from the exons ATGCAGGAGCACAA GTTAAAGGTTGCTCGCCTGGACAACATATTCCTGACACGAATGCACTGGTCTAATGTTGGGGGCTTAAGTG GAATGATTCTTACTTTAAAGGAAACCGGGCTTCCAAAGTGTGTACTTTCTGGACCTCCACAGCTG gaaaaataccttgaagcaatcaaaatattttctggtcCATTGAAAGGAATAGAACTGG CTGTGCGGCCCCACTCTGCCCCAGAATACGAGGATGAAACCATGACAGTTTACCAGATCCCCATACACA GTGAACAGAGGAGGGGAAGGCACCAACCATGGCAGAGTCCAGAAAGGCCTCTCAGCAGGCTCAGTCCAGAGCGATCTTCAGACTCCGAGTCGAATGAAAATGAGCCACACCTTCCACATG GTGTTAGCCAGAGAAGAGGGGTCAGGGACTCTTCCCTGGTCGTAGCTTTCATCTGTAAG CTTCACTTAAAGAGAGGAAACTTCTTGGTGCTCAAAGCAAAGGAGATGGGCCTCCCAGT TGGGACAGCTGCCATCGCTCCCATCATTGCTGCTGTCAAGGACGGGAAAAGCATCACTCATGAAGGAAGAGAG ATTTTGGCTGAAGAGCTGTGTACTCCTCCAGATCCTGGTGCTGCTTTTGTGGTGGTAGAATGTCCAGATGAAAGCTTCATTCAACCCATCTGTGAGAATGCCACCTTTCAGAG GTACCAAGGAAAGGCAGATGCCCCCGTGGCCTTGGTGGTTCACATGGCCCCAGAATCTGTGCTTGTGGACAGCAGGTACCAGCAGTGGATGGAGAG GTTTGGGCCTGACACCCAGCACTTGGTCCTGAATGAGAACTGTGCCTCAGTTCACAACCTTCGCAGCCacaagattcaaacccagctcAACCTCATCCACCCGGACATCTTCCCCCTGCTCACCAGTTTCCCCTGTAAG GAGGGCCCCACCCTCAGTGTGCCCATGGTTCAGGGTGAATGCCTCCTCAAGTACCAGCTCCGTCCCAGGAGGGAATGGCAGAG gGATGCCATTATCACTTGCAATCCTGAGGAATTCATAGTTGAGGCGCTGCAGCTTCCCAACTTCCAGCAGAGTGTGCAGGAGTACAGGAGGAGTGTGCAGGACGTCCCAGCCCCAGCAG AGAAAAGAAGTCAGTACCCAGAAATCATCTTCCTTGGAACAGGGTCTGCCATCCCCATGAAGATTCGAAATGTCAGTGCCACACTTGTCAACATAAG CCCCGACACGTCTCTGCTACTGGACTGTGGTGAGGGCACGTTTGGGCAGCTGTGCCGTCATTACGGAGACCAGGTGGACAGGGTCCTGGGCACCCTGGCTGCTGTGTTTGTGTCCCACCTGCACGCAGATCACCACACG GGCTTGCTAAATATCTTGCTGCAGAGAGAACAAGCCTTG gCATCTTTGGGAAAGCCACTTCACCCTTTGCTGGTGGTTGCCCCCAGCCAGCTCAAAGCCTGGCTCCAGCAGTACCACAACCAGTGCCAGGAGGTCCTGCACCACATCAG TATGATTCCTGCCAAATGCCTTCAGGAAGGGGCTGAGATCTCCAGTCCTGCAGTGGAAAGATTGATCAGTTCGCTGTTGCGAACATGTGATTTGGAAGAG TTTCAGACCTGTCTGGTGCGGCACTGCAAGCATGCGTTTGGCTGTGCGCTGGTGCACACCTCTGGCTGGAAAGTGGTCTATTCCGGGGACACCATGCCCTGCGAGGCTCTGGTCCGCATGG GGAAAGATGCCACCCTCCTGATACATGAAGCCACCCTGGAAGATGGTTTGGAAGAGGAAGCAGTGGAAAAGACACACAG CACAACGTCCCAAGCCATCAGCGTGGGGATGCGGATGAACGCGGAGTTCATTATGCTGAACCACTTCAGCCAGCGCTATGCCAAGGTCCCCCTCTTCAGCCCCAACTTCAACGAGAAAGTGGGAGTTGCCTTTGACCACATGAAG GTCTGCTTTGGAGACTTTCCAACAATGCCCAAGCTGATTCCCCCACTGAAAGCCCTGTTTGCCGGCGACATCGAGGAGATGGAGGAGCGCAGGGAGAAGCGGGAGCTGCGGCAGGTGCGGGCGGCCCTCCTGTCCGGGGAGCTGGCAGGCGGCCTGGAGGATGGGGAGCCTCAGCAGAAACGGGCCCACACAGAGGAGCCACAGGCCAAGAAGGTCAGAGCCCAGTGA
- the ELAC2 gene encoding zinc phosphodiesterase ELAC protein 2 isoform X1 encodes MWALCSLLRSAAGRTMSQGRTISQAPARRERPRKDPLRHLRTREKRGPSGCSGGPNTVYLQVVAAGSRDSGAALYVFSEFNRYLFNCGEGVQRLMQEHKLKVARLDNIFLTRMHWSNVGGLSGMILTLKETGLPKCVLSGPPQLEKYLEAIKIFSGPLKGIELAVRPHSAPEYEDETMTVYQIPIHSEQRRGRHQPWQSPERPLSRLSPERSSDSESNENEPHLPHGVSQRRGVRDSSLVVAFICKLHLKRGNFLVLKAKEMGLPVGTAAIAPIIAAVKDGKSITHEGREILAEELCTPPDPGAAFVVVECPDESFIQPICENATFQRYQGKADAPVALVVHMAPESVLVDSRYQQWMERFGPDTQHLVLNENCASVHNLRSHKIQTQLNLIHPDIFPLLTSFPCKEGPTLSVPMVQGECLLKYQLRPRREWQRDAIITCNPEEFIVEALQLPNFQQSVQEYRRSVQDVPAPAEKRSQYPEIIFLGTGSAIPMKIRNVSATLVNISPDTSLLLDCGEGTFGQLCRHYGDQVDRVLGTLAAVFVSHLHADHHTGLLNILLQREQALASLGKPLHPLLVVAPSQLKAWLQQYHNQCQEVLHHISMIPAKCLQEGAEISSPAVERLISSLLRTCDLEEFQTCLVRHCKHAFGCALVHTSGWKVVYSGDTMPCEALVRMGKDATLLIHEATLEDGLEEEAVEKTHSTTSQAISVGMRMNAEFIMLNHFSQRYAKVPLFSPNFNEKVGVAFDHMKVCFGDFPTMPKLIPPLKALFAGDIEEMEERREKRELRQVRAALLSGELAGGLEDGEPQQKRAHTEEPQAKKVRAQ; translated from the exons ATGTGGGCGCTTTGCTCGCTGCTGCGGTCCGCGGCCGGACGCACCATGTCGCAGGGACGCACCATATCGCAGGCACCCGCCCGCCGCGAGCGGCCGCGCAAGGACCCGCTGCGGCACCTGCGCACGCGAGAGAAGCGCGGACCGTCGGGGTGCTCTGGCGGCCCAAACACCGTGTACCTGCAGGTGGTGGCAGCGGGTAGCCGGGACTCGGGCGCCGCGCTCTACGTCTTCTCCGAGTTCAACCG GTATCTCTTCAACTGTGGAGAAGGCGTTCAGAGACTCATGCAGGAGCACAA GTTAAAGGTTGCTCGCCTGGACAACATATTCCTGACACGAATGCACTGGTCTAATGTTGGGGGCTTAAGTG GAATGATTCTTACTTTAAAGGAAACCGGGCTTCCAAAGTGTGTACTTTCTGGACCTCCACAGCTG gaaaaataccttgaagcaatcaaaatattttctggtcCATTGAAAGGAATAGAACTGG CTGTGCGGCCCCACTCTGCCCCAGAATACGAGGATGAAACCATGACAGTTTACCAGATCCCCATACACA GTGAACAGAGGAGGGGAAGGCACCAACCATGGCAGAGTCCAGAAAGGCCTCTCAGCAGGCTCAGTCCAGAGCGATCTTCAGACTCCGAGTCGAATGAAAATGAGCCACACCTTCCACATG GTGTTAGCCAGAGAAGAGGGGTCAGGGACTCTTCCCTGGTCGTAGCTTTCATCTGTAAG CTTCACTTAAAGAGAGGAAACTTCTTGGTGCTCAAAGCAAAGGAGATGGGCCTCCCAGT TGGGACAGCTGCCATCGCTCCCATCATTGCTGCTGTCAAGGACGGGAAAAGCATCACTCATGAAGGAAGAGAG ATTTTGGCTGAAGAGCTGTGTACTCCTCCAGATCCTGGTGCTGCTTTTGTGGTGGTAGAATGTCCAGATGAAAGCTTCATTCAACCCATCTGTGAGAATGCCACCTTTCAGAG GTACCAAGGAAAGGCAGATGCCCCCGTGGCCTTGGTGGTTCACATGGCCCCAGAATCTGTGCTTGTGGACAGCAGGTACCAGCAGTGGATGGAGAG GTTTGGGCCTGACACCCAGCACTTGGTCCTGAATGAGAACTGTGCCTCAGTTCACAACCTTCGCAGCCacaagattcaaacccagctcAACCTCATCCACCCGGACATCTTCCCCCTGCTCACCAGTTTCCCCTGTAAG GAGGGCCCCACCCTCAGTGTGCCCATGGTTCAGGGTGAATGCCTCCTCAAGTACCAGCTCCGTCCCAGGAGGGAATGGCAGAG gGATGCCATTATCACTTGCAATCCTGAGGAATTCATAGTTGAGGCGCTGCAGCTTCCCAACTTCCAGCAGAGTGTGCAGGAGTACAGGAGGAGTGTGCAGGACGTCCCAGCCCCAGCAG AGAAAAGAAGTCAGTACCCAGAAATCATCTTCCTTGGAACAGGGTCTGCCATCCCCATGAAGATTCGAAATGTCAGTGCCACACTTGTCAACATAAG CCCCGACACGTCTCTGCTACTGGACTGTGGTGAGGGCACGTTTGGGCAGCTGTGCCGTCATTACGGAGACCAGGTGGACAGGGTCCTGGGCACCCTGGCTGCTGTGTTTGTGTCCCACCTGCACGCAGATCACCACACG GGCTTGCTAAATATCTTGCTGCAGAGAGAACAAGCCTTG gCATCTTTGGGAAAGCCACTTCACCCTTTGCTGGTGGTTGCCCCCAGCCAGCTCAAAGCCTGGCTCCAGCAGTACCACAACCAGTGCCAGGAGGTCCTGCACCACATCAG TATGATTCCTGCCAAATGCCTTCAGGAAGGGGCTGAGATCTCCAGTCCTGCAGTGGAAAGATTGATCAGTTCGCTGTTGCGAACATGTGATTTGGAAGAG TTTCAGACCTGTCTGGTGCGGCACTGCAAGCATGCGTTTGGCTGTGCGCTGGTGCACACCTCTGGCTGGAAAGTGGTCTATTCCGGGGACACCATGCCCTGCGAGGCTCTGGTCCGCATGG GGAAAGATGCCACCCTCCTGATACATGAAGCCACCCTGGAAGATGGTTTGGAAGAGGAAGCAGTGGAAAAGACACACAG CACAACGTCCCAAGCCATCAGCGTGGGGATGCGGATGAACGCGGAGTTCATTATGCTGAACCACTTCAGCCAGCGCTATGCCAAGGTCCCCCTCTTCAGCCCCAACTTCAACGAGAAAGTGGGAGTTGCCTTTGACCACATGAAG GTCTGCTTTGGAGACTTTCCAACAATGCCCAAGCTGATTCCCCCACTGAAAGCCCTGTTTGCCGGCGACATCGAGGAGATGGAGGAGCGCAGGGAGAAGCGGGAGCTGCGGCAGGTGCGGGCGGCCCTCCTGTCCGGGGAGCTGGCAGGCGGCCTGGAGGATGGGGAGCCTCAGCAGAAACGGGCCCACACAGAGGAGCCACAGGCCAAGAAGGTCAGAGCCCAGTGA